ATAATAGAAGGCGGGATTATTGTACACCTAATCTGTTACCTTATAGTTACAAGGATATTTCTGCCCTTTTTATTTTTTACTTTTGAGGTGATTTATTTGAGAAACACTTACATATATACAGAAACAAAGAAATTAATCAAGAAATATGGAACCCGAGATCCATTTGAGATCATGGATCAGATGAACATTGTGGTCGGTGAAACTTCCAGATATAAGACACTGAAAGGATACTGTTTTATGAGCTGTAAGACAATCTATGTCATGATCAACAGTTTCCTTTCAGAAGAAGAAAAGATGATCGTTGCCGCCCATGAATTAGGGCATATCATCCTGCATCGTTCCCAGCTGAAAATGGCTCCAATGCAAGATGATACCCTCTACAATATGACGGATAATACAGAATACCAGGCCAATCTGTTTGCTGCCGATCTTCTGATTAATGATGAGGAGATCGAAGATATGGTTCAGAACGAAGACCTGGATTATTTCGGACTCTGCAGCTCTTTGAATGCGACTCCGGAACTCATGAGCTTTAAACTATACAGCCTGACAAAACGAGGCCAGGCTTACCATATGCCTATGGAGATACAGAGTAATTTCCTGGCGAAATAAAGTAAATAAAGATCCTGTTCTATATATCATAGTATGAACAGGATCTTTTTATAATGATTTATTTTCTATCTAAAATTTTATTAAACCGACTAAAGACTCCATAGTTTGTGTGTTTGACTTACTGTTTATATCTATCTTCTCCTAAATATTTTTCTAGTCATTGCAATATAAAATTGCTTATACAGTCTCTCCCTTAAGAGTCCTGGTATTCTGGATAATATACAGAGCGACCGATATGACCATCATTATAGCGCACA
This Anaerobutyricum hallii DNA region includes the following protein-coding sequences:
- a CDS encoding ImmA/IrrE family metallo-endopeptidase encodes the protein MIYLRNTYIYTETKKLIKKYGTRDPFEIMDQMNIVVGETSRYKTLKGYCFMSCKTIYVMINSFLSEEEKMIVAAHELGHIILHRSQLKMAPMQDDTLYNMTDNTEYQANLFAADLLINDEEIEDMVQNEDLDYFGLCSSLNATPELMSFKLYSLTKRGQAYHMPMEIQSNFLAK